One Selenomonadales bacterium genomic window carries:
- a CDS encoding carbon-nitrogen family hydrolase, whose amino-acid sequence MKVSILQMEVKIGDIEANMRAVEEGVAVIVREQAPDVVVLPELWNTGYVPKVAAELAKGQRERLCPWMAELAMRHNIVLVGGSIANELHGRVYNTSFVFDAEGVILAEYNKVHLFSPANEHLFFDGGDILPTFFVGGLRAAVITCYDIRFPEFVRMAALKGIKVLFVVAAWPHPRQDHWDTLLKARAIENQMFVAAANTVGTAGKVTMCGHSVILDPWGLPLAMAGEEETVLTAELPIALRGSAKSKIDVMADRKPHVYRL is encoded by the coding sequence ATGAAAGTATCAATTTTGCAAATGGAAGTTAAAATAGGTGATATCGAAGCGAATATGCGTGCTGTGGAAGAAGGCGTTGCTGTCATCGTCCGCGAGCAGGCGCCCGATGTCGTCGTATTGCCCGAGTTGTGGAACACGGGCTATGTGCCGAAGGTAGCGGCAGAGCTTGCCAAGGGTCAGAGAGAACGTCTTTGCCCGTGGATGGCAGAGCTTGCGATGCGCCACAATATCGTGCTCGTGGGCGGTTCTATCGCCAACGAATTGCACGGTCGTGTCTACAATACGAGCTTCGTATTCGATGCGGAAGGCGTTATCCTTGCCGAATATAATAAGGTGCATCTGTTCTCGCCTGCGAATGAACACTTGTTCTTCGATGGCGGTGATATCCTGCCGACGTTCTTTGTCGGAGGCCTTCGTGCGGCAGTCATCACGTGCTACGATATCCGTTTCCCCGAGTTTGTACGCATGGCGGCACTCAAAGGGATCAAAGTCTTGTTCGTCGTAGCCGCATGGCCGCATCCGCGCCAAGATCATTGGGATACTCTGCTGAAAGCGCGTGCCATCGAAAATCAAATGTTCGTCGCAGCCGCCAACACGGTCGGTACGGCAGGCAAGGTGACGATGTGCGGTCACTCGGTCATCCTTGACCCGTGGGGATTGCCTCTTGCGATGGCAGGCGAAGAAGAAACTGTCTTAACGGCAGAATTGCCGATTGCTTTGCGTGGGTCGGCGAAATCGAAGATCGATGTGATGGCAGACCGCAAACCGCACGTTTACCGTCTGTAA
- a CDS encoding histidinol-phosphatase HisJ family protein yields the protein MLVDSHIHTEISTDSKMKLEEAFACADKLGIGLTLTEHVDLGYPDKTMFNFNYDDYFARYGSYRSDKLRLGVEIGMETAYTEANRKIAEAHPFDYVLGSIHIVDGIDIYQEEFYRGRPKQLTYGRYFQSMIDCLKSDVYIDALGHIDYISRYARYDNTEIDYNAFRDYIDEVLHLVIEREIALELNTRRLYVAPQSAYMLDTIFRRYEELGGSLVTIGSDAHKTEAVGWSIKDAMALVDRWGLRPVYYENRRPHDMK from the coding sequence ATGCTGGTCGACAGTCATATTCATACAGAGATATCTACCGATAGCAAGATGAAGCTCGAGGAAGCATTTGCGTGCGCCGATAAGCTCGGTATCGGGCTGACACTGACGGAACACGTAGACCTCGGCTACCCCGATAAAACGATGTTCAACTTTAATTATGATGATTATTTTGCCCGCTATGGCAGCTATCGCTCGGACAAGCTCCGTCTTGGTGTCGAGATCGGCATGGAAACGGCATATACCGAAGCGAATCGTAAGATCGCCGAGGCACATCCGTTCGACTACGTGCTCGGTTCGATCCACATCGTAGACGGCATTGATATCTATCAGGAAGAATTTTATCGCGGTCGTCCGAAACAGCTCACATACGGTCGCTATTTTCAGTCGATGATAGATTGCCTTAAGTCCGATGTGTATATCGACGCGCTCGGTCATATCGACTATATCAGCCGTTATGCGCGATATGACAATACGGAGATCGATTACAACGCATTTCGCGACTATATCGACGAGGTGCTTCATCTCGTCATCGAACGTGAGATCGCGCTCGAACTCAACACGCGCCGTCTTTATGTTGCCCCGCAATCGGCGTATATGCTTGATACGATCTTCCGTCGCTATGAAGAGCTTGGCGGAAGTCTTGTCACCATCGGCTCCGATGCGCATAAGACGGAAGCGGTCGGTTGGTCTATCAAAGATGCGATGGCACTCGTTGACAGATGGGGACTTCGCCCCGTCTACTACGAAAACCGCCGTCCGCATGATATGAAATGA
- a CDS encoding HutP family protein has product MEHTSIDVGRAAMQMALTRSREDEQAERARLATLGIRAAAVDFGGGYLDIVKKIIERAVVAAQRQGLVNEDHIGAGAVAGATHSALEQIASRAAGLHIGGKIGIARHHEHICVAIYAGVGVLHLNEVTVGLAHRSLAE; this is encoded by the coding sequence ATGGAACATACGAGTATTGATGTAGGTCGTGCCGCGATGCAGATGGCACTTACGCGCTCTCGCGAAGACGAGCAGGCCGAACGCGCGCGCCTGGCAACGCTCGGTATTCGTGCGGCGGCTGTCGATTTTGGCGGCGGGTATCTCGATATCGTGAAGAAGATCATCGAGCGTGCCGTCGTTGCCGCCCAAAGACAAGGGCTTGTCAACGAAGATCATATCGGAGCAGGTGCCGTCGCAGGTGCTACGCACTCGGCGCTCGAACAGATCGCCAGCCGTGCGGCGGGACTCCATATCGGCGGTAAGATAGGCATTGCACGCCACCACGAGCATATTTGCGTCGCCATCTATGCAGGTGTCGGTGTTCTTCATCTTAATGAAGTAACGGTCGGTCTTGCGCACCGTTCGCTCGCAGAATAA